A part of Paenibacillus sp. IHBB 10380 genomic DNA contains:
- a CDS encoding CDP-glycerol glycerophosphotransferase family protein — protein sequence MNILNSIGEYIKNNDIQNAYTLIIDNESDYSNNSEYWNLKGILCLKLEEYNTATTCFEKALDIDRLNGDVLYNYAYALEHIGCISDAALYYGLAYRYVDNLKLKEELINLCTHNKELKNIFDVAANSKQKTFVILSSCGWGDIYQRMHHISRSLVKYGHEVIYIEPGVMANIIEGEERLNISELTKYSWDNLRVVDGVNILQPLIVNKKDNSVIINYNNLVQNVLDVNSLDKETVIITYLPYQVNVIKSVQGNFFHIYDCVDDHTDLEYAFWGHKKDVLWEQELMETADVITTTSLSLYLQRSANEKRNNVFLSRNAVNEIDFVLKNNEMPNDIKDIPEPRIVYVGALYERFDTELFYSVVKNNPDKSFVVIGFGSTELLAESLPNLYFLGAKGHGELKEYLVHMQVGVVPFKDYSDIVINCDSIKQYEYIACNLPVVTTFMPDSAIGKPYVFLANKADQFTTAINNALEIKVDRDVINNFIAENSWNARAALLYNLSEGIISEREMEIEFCAVGEQLHRISLNYDSPIFDIMYGVYLNIQDTKQFELIAKQAYERQQIKYIERQYLRVLIFNGNFEVFNQVISESIFVAEEIKQELNYRNQDKQLDYISPLAYLCFNDVDSYVKAIPRLYDKSVRVLYQLYAEFIYDEKVIRGRDFYDISNEVDQKSPIYLFLKKAEKLTYIVDLDNDLSDEYLQLISSSNLNVNGYCTHHKIIKEGLEVISLRDLIELKNSNEMIKIIVPFNNEYVKQVRELARSGITECNVLVDINSNMELVYIDKELMSKIMKKEYLTTISFNKFNAADSNIGALLKYMPNEYKDKYKINIIYGRDVWSLEQTVRIPLISSYTVSGFATFLYNPKFTYNIDVGHAGISIKACGIMDKKDKRSGGDQQVFENVDIVCTASHMHNVVFSSFYAIPENKYEITGLPRNDMLTLSKSRENLTALLGVDISDKKIIFNMPTFHVFDEINRVEGSHKLNDNFKILDFNYEQFDAFLEDNNMICISKPHHGEETSISHKNEKRLYNNLFFINNDNLEKNDLDLYEILGAGDILITDYSTIYNDFLFMNKPTIFVNTDIEEYRKERGLILEPYDFWMAGPKVQLQKDLQDELIKCCVNVDYYREERERLLPVFFESSDANSVNRTWKVIDNAISKKNNEFEGLN from the coding sequence ATGAATATTCTTAATAGTATCGGTGAGTATATAAAAAACAATGATATTCAAAATGCATATACCTTAATCATTGATAATGAAAGTGATTATTCTAATAATTCTGAATATTGGAATCTTAAAGGAATACTATGCTTGAAATTAGAGGAATATAATACTGCCACTACCTGTTTCGAAAAGGCTCTTGATATTGATCGATTGAATGGGGATGTATTATATAATTATGCTTATGCACTTGAACATATAGGATGTATTAGCGATGCTGCTTTATATTATGGTCTTGCATATCGCTATGTGGATAATTTGAAGTTGAAAGAAGAACTAATTAATCTTTGTACCCATAATAAAGAATTGAAAAATATTTTTGATGTGGCTGCTAATAGTAAACAGAAGACATTTGTAATTTTGTCATCCTGTGGTTGGGGAGACATCTATCAAAGAATGCATCATATTTCACGCTCGCTGGTCAAATATGGTCATGAGGTTATTTATATTGAGCCAGGTGTAATGGCTAATATAATAGAAGGAGAAGAACGTCTGAATATTTCAGAGTTAACTAAATACTCATGGGATAATTTGAGGGTGGTAGACGGAGTCAACATACTTCAGCCTTTAATAGTTAATAAAAAGGATAATAGTGTAATTATTAACTATAACAATCTTGTTCAAAATGTGTTGGACGTAAATTCCCTTGATAAAGAAACAGTGATTATTACGTATCTTCCCTATCAAGTTAATGTTATAAAATCCGTACAAGGTAACTTTTTTCATATATATGATTGTGTAGATGATCATACGGATCTTGAGTATGCATTTTGGGGGCATAAAAAGGATGTTCTATGGGAACAAGAATTAATGGAAACTGCTGATGTAATAACAACTACATCACTATCTTTATATCTGCAGCGTTCAGCAAATGAAAAAAGAAATAATGTGTTTTTATCTAGAAATGCAGTGAATGAAATAGACTTTGTTCTAAAAAATAATGAAATGCCTAATGATATTAAAGATATACCGGAACCAAGAATAGTGTATGTTGGAGCGCTATATGAAAGATTTGATACAGAACTTTTTTATAGTGTGGTCAAGAATAATCCTGATAAGTCATTTGTCGTAATTGGATTTGGTAGTACCGAATTATTAGCTGAATCATTACCTAACCTATACTTTTTAGGGGCAAAAGGACATGGAGAGCTAAAAGAATATTTAGTTCATATGCAAGTTGGTGTTGTACCATTCAAAGACTACAGTGATATCGTTATTAATTGTGATTCTATTAAGCAATATGAATACATTGCTTGTAATCTGCCAGTGGTTACAACATTTATGCCTGATTCTGCTATTGGGAAACCATACGTATTTTTAGCTAATAAAGCAGATCAATTTACAACTGCTATAAATAATGCCCTTGAGATAAAGGTTGATCGTGATGTTATTAATAACTTTATAGCAGAGAATTCTTGGAACGCCAGGGCTGCATTGCTTTATAACCTGTCTGAAGGGATTATCAGCGAGCGAGAAATGGAAATAGAATTTTGTGCAGTTGGAGAACAACTCCATAGAATTTCTTTGAACTATGATTCCCCCATTTTCGATATAATGTATGGTGTCTATTTGAATATCCAGGACACTAAGCAATTTGAATTGATAGCAAAACAAGCATATGAAAGACAACAAATTAAGTATATAGAAAGACAATATCTTAGAGTCTTAATATTTAACGGCAACTTTGAGGTTTTTAATCAAGTCATTTCGGAATCAATCTTTGTAGCAGAAGAAATAAAACAAGAACTAAATTATCGTAACCAAGATAAACAGTTGGATTATATATCTCCACTTGCGTATCTATGTTTTAATGATGTGGACTCATATGTCAAAGCAATACCGCGTTTATATGACAAGAGTGTCAGAGTATTATATCAGCTATATGCAGAGTTTATTTATGATGAAAAGGTTATTAGGGGGCGCGACTTTTATGATATTTCAAATGAAGTAGATCAAAAATCGCCGATATATCTCTTTCTGAAAAAGGCGGAAAAATTAACTTATATCGTAGATCTTGATAATGATCTATCTGATGAATACTTACAATTAATTTCTTCTAGTAATCTTAATGTAAACGGCTACTGTACTCACCACAAGATAATTAAAGAAGGACTAGAGGTTATATCACTCCGTGATTTGATTGAACTTAAAAATTCGAATGAAATGATAAAGATAATCGTTCCTTTCAATAATGAATATGTTAAACAAGTGAGGGAACTTGCTAGAAGTGGAATAACTGAGTGTAATGTTTTAGTTGATATTAATTCAAATATGGAACTGGTTTATATCGATAAGGAATTAATGAGTAAAATTATGAAAAAAGAATATCTAACAACAATTTCCTTTAATAAATTTAATGCTGCTGATTCAAATATTGGTGCGTTATTAAAATATATGCCCAATGAATATAAAGATAAATATAAAATAAATATAATATATGGTAGGGATGTGTGGAGTTTAGAACAAACTGTAAGAATACCGCTGATATCTTCTTATACTGTATCGGGCTTTGCTACTTTTCTATATAATCCTAAGTTCACATATAATATAGACGTTGGGCATGCTGGAATATCTATAAAAGCTTGTGGAATTATGGACAAAAAAGATAAAAGATCGGGTGGAGATCAACAAGTTTTTGAAAATGTCGATATAGTATGTACTGCATCTCATATGCATAATGTTGTATTCAGTTCATTTTATGCTATCCCAGAAAATAAGTATGAAATAACAGGGCTACCAAGGAATGATATGCTTACATTATCTAAAAGTAGGGAGAATTTAACTGCGTTACTAGGTGTAGATATATCCGACAAAAAGATCATTTTCAATATGCCTACATTTCATGTTTTTGATGAGATTAATAGAGTTGAGGGCTCTCACAAATTAAATGATAACTTTAAAATTCTAGACTTTAACTATGAACAGTTTGATGCATTTTTAGAAGACAATAATATGATTTGTATTTCAAAGCCACATCATGGGGAAGAGACCTCTATATCTCACAAAAATGAGAAGAGATTATATAATAATTTATTCTTCATTAATAATGATAATTTGGAAAAAAATGATTTGGATTTATATGAGATTCTAGGTGCAGGGGATATATTAATTACCGATTATTCTACGATATATAATGATTTTCTTTTTATGAACAAACCTACTATTTTTGTGAATACGGATATTGAGGAATATCGTAAAGAACGAGGGTTAATATTAGAACCGTATGACTTTTGGATGGCAGGACCAAAGGTACAGTTACAAAAGGATCTTCAGGATGAGCTAATTAAGTGCTGTGTAAATGTAGATTATTATAGAGAAGAACGAGAGAGACTGTTACCTGTATTTTTTGAATCAAGTGATGCTAATTCTGTAAATCGTACATGGAAAGTGATCGATAATGCTATCAGTAAAAAAAATAATGAATTTGAGGGATTAAACTAA
- a CDS encoding glycosyltransferase, translating to MNKTICLCMIVKNEEKYLRRCLDSVKDKVDQIVIVDTGSIDATLDIAAEYTKNIFHFTWIDDFAAARNESIKHATSDYILVLDADEYLIASGDLQKEISSSSDYYFVKIHNLLSQGRAINHISIRLFANHKGLIYRNRLHEHLNTMDENAGYKGTFGELLIYHTGYTDQMMKDRQKEKRNLPLMLKEVNENPNAYNLFNMGRTYMWTGEHEKAISYFQRAYPLSTNLIIIPELLTTLCYCLGELNRYEDALQVINDAVNIYPNETDLRHMQGILFIESGYTKDAVVALEECLKLGDQGITVTEGNGSYTARFRLAELYESQNRILKSYEQIVKALQDKKSFAPGLKKYFEIVTKANIPLEDVYENIEQLYNVSSVDDLELLLEVLYALRHPLLNKYLTMYKVNVQANVIASAQQYDKQYMEAKSTWLHADEIESENGKDILLLSLLLQDDQLLQLSKPLLNVSEKECKVLQKIICNVDIKATKLTPYLENMLVEMSVHLLVLQEYEVFQRILDYVWLGSLETKYNVSCNLISYGFNEIAIDLLVKLYEKHPNNVKIIRLLGDTCMNCNYLQDAQLFYTKLLQICPEYSSYERCYELYEKLEDNDGGNIIIERIKDKFQLSMWVKG from the coding sequence ATGAATAAGACAATTTGCCTATGTATGATTGTGAAAAATGAAGAGAAATATCTAAGAAGATGTCTGGATAGTGTGAAAGATAAGGTAGACCAAATTGTTATAGTGGATACGGGCTCAATAGATGCAACATTAGATATTGCTGCGGAGTATACAAAGAATATATTTCATTTCACTTGGATTGATGATTTTGCAGCTGCTAGAAATGAATCCATTAAGCACGCTACATCAGATTATATTCTTGTATTAGATGCGGATGAATATTTAATTGCAAGTGGAGATTTACAGAAGGAGATTAGTTCAAGTTCTGATTATTACTTTGTGAAGATACATAATCTTCTTTCTCAGGGTAGAGCAATTAATCATATTTCTATACGACTTTTTGCTAATCATAAAGGTTTAATCTATCGTAATCGTCTACATGAGCATTTGAATACAATGGATGAGAATGCAGGTTATAAAGGTACGTTTGGAGAATTGCTAATTTATCATACCGGGTATACGGATCAAATGATGAAAGATAGGCAAAAAGAGAAAAGAAACTTACCGCTGATGTTGAAAGAGGTGAATGAGAATCCTAATGCCTATAATCTATTTAATATGGGTAGAACCTATATGTGGACGGGTGAACATGAGAAAGCAATATCTTACTTTCAAAGAGCTTACCCATTAAGTACTAATTTGATCATAATACCAGAGTTATTAACTACATTATGTTATTGCTTAGGCGAATTAAATAGGTATGAAGATGCATTACAGGTTATTAATGATGCTGTAAATATATATCCTAATGAAACTGATTTACGTCACATGCAAGGAATACTTTTTATAGAGTCTGGCTACACGAAAGATGCAGTTGTGGCATTAGAAGAATGCTTAAAGCTTGGGGACCAAGGAATTACAGTTACCGAAGGGAACGGAAGCTACACGGCTCGTTTTAGGCTGGCCGAATTATATGAGAGTCAAAATCGTATATTAAAGAGTTACGAGCAGATTGTAAAGGCTCTTCAAGACAAAAAAAGTTTCGCTCCAGGATTGAAAAAATACTTTGAAATCGTAACCAAGGCCAATATACCACTTGAAGATGTATATGAAAATATAGAACAATTATATAATGTCTCCAGCGTTGATGACCTTGAGCTCTTGCTTGAAGTACTATATGCATTAAGGCACCCTTTATTAAATAAGTATCTTACTATGTATAAAGTAAATGTTCAGGCAAATGTAATCGCATCGGCGCAGCAGTATGACAAGCAGTATATGGAAGCCAAATCAACGTGGTTACATGCAGATGAAATCGAAAGTGAAAATGGGAAGGATATTCTCTTACTATCCTTGCTGTTACAAGATGATCAACTGCTCCAATTATCCAAACCCTTACTGAATGTTAGTGAGAAGGAATGTAAAGTACTGCAAAAAATAATTTGTAATGTGGATATTAAGGCAACAAAACTTACTCCTTATCTAGAAAATATGCTGGTAGAAATGTCCGTGCACTTACTTGTGTTACAAGAATATGAAGTTTTTCAACGTATACTAGACTATGTATGGTTAGGGTCATTGGAGACTAAGTATAATGTCTCTTGTAATCTGATATCCTACGGATTTAATGAAATAGCTATAGATTTGTTGGTTAAACTATATGAGAAGCATCCTAATAATGTGAAAATAATAAGATTGTTGGGAGATACTTGTATGAATTGTAATTATCTACAGGATGCTCAACTCTTTTATACTAAGTTACTTCAAATATGTCCCGAGTATAGTTCTTATGAAAGATGTTATGAATTATATGAAAAATTGGAAGATAATGATGGTGGGAATATTATTATTGAGAGAATCAAAGATAAATTTCAGCTTTCCATGTGGGTAAAAGGCTGA
- a CDS encoding flagellin N-terminal helical domain-containing protein has translation MIINHNIAAMNTHRQLGTNTTNTNKAIEKLSSGLRINRAGDDAAGLAISEKMRGQIRGLDMATKNAQDGISLIQTAEGALNETHSILQRIRELSVQSSNDTNTDDDRKELQKEVTELTAEITRISTDTEFNTKKLLDGAGVKSSVFHIGANTNQNIKLTIENMGAVSLGISSVAIGSQTAANAAIKTLDAALTKVSAERSKLGANQNRLEHTINNLGTTSENLSAAESRVRDVDMAKEMMNQTKNNILAQAAQAMLAQANQQPQAVLQLLR, from the coding sequence ATGATTATCAATCACAATATTGCTGCAATGAACACTCACCGTCAATTGGGTACTAACACTACCAACACAAACAAAGCTATCGAAAAACTATCTTCAGGTCTTCGCATCAACCGTGCGGGTGATGACGCTGCAGGTTTGGCAATTTCCGAAAAAATGCGCGGTCAAATCCGTGGTTTGGATATGGCTACTAAGAATGCACAAGATGGTATCTCTTTGATCCAAACAGCTGAAGGTGCTTTGAACGAAACACATAGTATCTTGCAACGTATTCGTGAATTGTCTGTACAATCTTCAAATGATACAAACACAGATGATGATCGTAAGGAACTTCAAAAAGAAGTAACTGAATTGACAGCTGAAATTACTCGTATCTCCACAGATACTGAGTTTAACACTAAGAAATTGTTAGACGGTGCTGGAGTGAAAAGTTCAGTATTCCATATTGGTGCCAACACGAATCAAAATATTAAATTGACTATTGAAAATATGGGTGCTGTATCACTAGGAATCTCTTCAGTGGCTATTGGATCTCAAACAGCTGCTAATGCTGCGATAAAAACACTTGATGCTGCTCTTACAAAGGTTTCAGCAGAACGCTCTAAATTGGGTGCAAACCAAAATCGTTTGGAGCATACAATCAATAACTTGGGAACGACTTCTGAGAACTTGTCAGCAGCTGAATCCCGTGTTCGTGATGTAGACATGGCGAAAGAAATGATGAACCAAACGAAGAATAACATTCTTGCTCAAGCAGCTCAAGCAATGTTGGCTCAAGCTAACCAACAACCGCAAGCTGTATTACAATTGCTTCGTTAA
- the csrA gene encoding carbon storage regulator CsrA, whose product MLVLSRKKGESIVIQDQIEVTILGVEGDTVRIGISAPKHVDIFRKEVYASIQESNRDSVAPSISDIEALMKRLNNPNKK is encoded by the coding sequence ATGCTGGTGCTCTCACGTAAGAAGGGTGAATCAATCGTCATACAAGATCAGATTGAAGTGACTATACTAGGAGTAGAGGGAGATACAGTAAGGATTGGAATATCTGCGCCCAAGCATGTTGATATCTTTCGCAAAGAAGTATACGCATCAATTCAGGAGTCTAATCGTGACTCTGTAGCACCTTCCATATCGGATATCGAGGCACTAATGAAGCGGCTAAATAATCCTAATAAAAAATAA
- a CDS encoding flagellar assembly protein FliW yields MNISTATWGEIEINDDQIYKFSKGIPGFDEEIELALIHQENGPFCYLQSTKEPTLSFMLVSPFTFCPEYEFVLSDADREELGIDEEVIVYNMVTIHHQVEQSTINLLAPLIFNPVTQTAKQVILHESVYTTRYLILNGMRSEPKSMEGGN; encoded by the coding sequence ATGAACATTAGTACCGCTACTTGGGGCGAAATAGAAATCAATGACGATCAAATCTACAAGTTTTCCAAAGGTATACCTGGATTTGATGAGGAAATAGAACTTGCTTTGATTCATCAAGAGAATGGACCTTTCTGTTATTTGCAATCCACGAAGGAACCCACGCTATCGTTTATGTTAGTTAGTCCATTTACGTTCTGCCCAGAATATGAATTTGTACTATCAGATGCTGACCGTGAAGAATTAGGTATCGATGAAGAAGTTATAGTCTATAATATGGTTACTATACATCATCAGGTTGAACAATCTACTATTAATTTATTGGCACCTTTAATCTTTAATCCTGTTACTCAAACTGCCAAGCAGGTTATATTGCACGAATCTGTGTATACGACTAGGTATCTAATTTTGAATGGGATGCGGTCGGAACCGAAATCTATGGAAGGTGGTAACTGA
- a CDS encoding DUF6470 family protein translates to MSSLQILQIRQTPAILGIDADLGQYSIRQPKAELQMNTQPSELTIRQYTPELTIDQSRAFEAYNGGNFLEINKKIYSGIQQLFLQAIASRVEMGNQMAEIHKPGHTIAEIWGSDWKSDPFPEFRGPASMDNVDIHIETRAPDISFRSAESQLNVVVNRPEIEYTRGKLDIYMQQYASIQFIPPEIDVTM, encoded by the coding sequence GTGAGTTCACTTCAGATTCTACAGATCAGACAGACACCAGCAATCTTAGGAATAGATGCTGATTTAGGTCAGTATTCTATTCGTCAACCTAAAGCCGAACTTCAGATGAATACACAGCCATCTGAGCTGACGATTCGTCAGTATACTCCTGAATTAACGATAGATCAGAGTCGAGCATTTGAAGCATATAACGGTGGCAATTTCTTAGAAATTAATAAAAAAATCTATTCGGGAATACAACAGTTGTTTCTACAAGCCATTGCAAGTAGAGTTGAAATGGGTAATCAGATGGCGGAGATCCATAAACCAGGTCATACGATAGCGGAGATTTGGGGTTCGGATTGGAAATCCGATCCATTTCCGGAATTTAGAGGACCGGCATCTATGGATAATGTAGATATACACATTGAGACGAGGGCACCAGATATTTCTTTTCGCTCAGCAGAATCGCAATTGAATGTCGTTGTTAATCGCCCGGAAATAGAATATACACGGGGGAAGCTGGATATTTATATGCAACAATATGCATCAATCCAATTCATACCGCCAGAGATTGATGTTACGATGTAG
- the flgL gene encoding flagellar hook-associated protein FlgL: MRVTNNMLSSQLMLNLNRNAQKMSETQLQMSTGRKINRPSDDPVGITYSLRYRAELSSNDQYQKNVDSAVSWLEFNDTALNQVGEVVQRLRDLTVQASTETNPQAALDSINQEIQQLKEQIVDISNSKLNGKYIFNGQKYDEKPYDFPKNTDGSSNTTAAAGVITDTGSINFIVGESVQLPINVNGNEVFGTDTESDNLFVIINNISAALQSGDFNGIGAELDNIDSRMDKILSTRAEFGAKANRVELMQGRLSDLEVNLTDLQAKVEDASYSELSIQSKIQENIYNASLSAGAKVISPSLVDFLR; this comes from the coding sequence ATGAGAGTTACCAATAATATGCTTAGTTCTCAGCTCATGCTGAACTTGAATCGTAATGCTCAAAAGATGAGTGAGACACAGCTTCAAATGTCAACGGGAAGAAAGATAAATAGACCGTCGGATGATCCTGTTGGTATTACTTACTCCTTACGTTACCGTGCAGAGCTATCCTCTAATGATCAATATCAGAAGAATGTGGATAGTGCTGTTTCTTGGCTTGAATTTAATGACACAGCGCTTAATCAAGTTGGTGAAGTTGTTCAGCGGTTAAGAGACTTAACGGTACAAGCTTCTACAGAAACCAATCCTCAAGCAGCTTTGGATAGTATTAACCAAGAAATTCAACAATTGAAAGAACAAATAGTAGATATTTCTAACAGTAAACTAAATGGGAAGTATATCTTTAACGGTCAGAAGTATGATGAGAAGCCGTATGATTTCCCTAAGAATACGGATGGATCTTCAAACACGACCGCAGCGGCGGGAGTTATAACGGATACAGGTTCAATTAACTTTATTGTTGGGGAATCAGTCCAGCTTCCTATTAATGTGAATGGTAATGAAGTGTTCGGCACAGATACAGAGTCAGATAATCTGTTTGTCATTATTAATAATATTTCAGCTGCGCTGCAATCAGGTGATTTTAATGGTATCGGAGCAGAACTAGATAATATCGATAGTCGAATGGATAAAATATTGTCTACACGTGCGGAATTTGGAGCTAAGGCGAATCGTGTAGAGTTAATGCAGGGTCGATTGAGTGATTTAGAAGTGAATCTAACGGACTTGCAGGCAAAAGTGGAGGATGCTAGTTACTCTGAATTGTCTATACAGTCTAAAATTCAGGAAAATATCTACAATGCATCATTATCGGCTGGTGCCAAGGTTATTTCTCCCTCTTTAGTCGATTTTCTAAGATAA
- the flgK gene encoding flagellar hook-associated protein FlgK, translating to MVSTFHSLETAKRSLFTQTAALNTTGHNIANANTEGFSRQVVRMTASTPIDPYAFLRSTAPGQLGTGVEFNSIERIRESFLDTQFRSENSAFGSWTIQSDTLSKLEAIVNEPSETGLRTVMDNFYKSWSDLSKSPEDVTARKIVKETTVALTDAMNQMSRQLQNLNNDLGTNVEVKGSEIQTYLNSIVNLNSAITRIEGLGDNANDLRDQRDLMTDKLSKIININVNETEQGYNVSLGAQQLIQEGAIVATVNSEFLNTAYASGDLQGGEVHGMIVFREKFLSDYTKQLDNIANTLVNGEMKITLPKGSVIPNGVVITNQDGTTYAGSKTLTDDLPIIVKGMNGLHQLGYTMDGTINSGLPFFTAGTNVGGTITAGNITLNSAISDNPNLIATSLRTEGTTPNETVIKGNNNLALLFANVKETAMTSMDDGTRSATGGAFFNSMVGQLGVQAQEATRQTQNATVLTDQVETRRQSVSGVSLDEEMSNMIKFQHAYSAAARFMTTFDELLNKLINNTGMVGR from the coding sequence GTGGTATCAACATTTCATTCACTTGAAACCGCTAAGCGGAGTTTGTTTACACAGACAGCAGCATTAAATACAACAGGTCATAACATTGCGAATGCGAATACGGAGGGCTTTTCCCGCCAAGTGGTTAGGATGACTGCTTCTACTCCAATAGACCCTTATGCTTTTCTACGTTCCACAGCGCCTGGTCAACTAGGTACAGGTGTTGAATTCAATTCTATTGAACGTATTCGGGAGTCGTTTCTTGATACACAGTTCCGTAGTGAGAATTCTGCATTTGGTAGCTGGACTATCCAATCCGATACATTAAGTAAGTTAGAAGCAATTGTTAATGAACCATCTGAGACGGGTTTACGCACGGTGATGGATAATTTCTATAAGTCTTGGTCAGATCTTAGTAAAAGTCCCGAAGATGTCACTGCCCGTAAGATTGTGAAAGAAACGACGGTCGCTTTAACAGATGCAATGAACCAAATGAGTCGTCAATTACAGAACTTGAATAATGATTTAGGAACCAACGTTGAAGTGAAGGGTTCGGAGATCCAAACATACCTAAATTCAATCGTCAATCTTAATAGCGCGATTACAAGAATTGAAGGTCTGGGAGATAACGCTAACGATTTACGAGATCAGCGTGATTTGATGACAGATAAGTTATCGAAGATTATTAATATTAATGTGAATGAAACGGAGCAAGGATACAATGTTTCGTTAGGAGCCCAGCAATTGATTCAAGAGGGTGCTATTGTAGCAACTGTTAACAGTGAATTTCTGAACACAGCTTATGCTTCAGGAGATTTACAGGGTGGAGAAGTACATGGAATGATCGTATTTCGGGAGAAGTTTCTGTCTGATTATACGAAGCAACTAGATAATATAGCGAATACTCTAGTTAATGGTGAGATGAAAATTACACTGCCAAAAGGTTCAGTTATTCCTAATGGTGTAGTCATTACTAATCAGGATGGCACGACGTATGCCGGATCTAAGACACTTACAGATGATTTACCTATTATTGTAAAAGGGATGAACGGACTTCATCAGTTGGGTTATACGATGGATGGAACGATTAATTCAGGGCTTCCTTTCTTTACTGCGGGTACTAATGTAGGAGGGACTATAACTGCGGGGAATATTACTCTTAATTCCGCAATTAGTGATAACCCTAATCTGATTGCAACTTCCCTTCGGACAGAAGGAACAACACCGAACGAGACAGTAATTAAAGGGAATAACAACTTGGCATTATTATTTGCTAACGTAAAAGAAACCGCCATGACATCAATGGATGACGGTACACGTTCAGCAACGGGAGGCGCGTTTTTCAACTCTATGGTGGGGCAGCTTGGGGTTCAGGCGCAAGAAGCGACACGTCAGACTCAGAATGCTACAGTTCTTACGGATCAAGTGGAGACTCGACGTCAATCCGTCAGTGGCGTATCCTTGGATGAAGAAATGTCCAATATGATCAAATTCCAACATGCTTATAGCGCTGCAGCACGCTTCATGACAACATTCGATGAGTTACTAAATAAACTAATTAATAATACAGGTATGGTTGGTAGATAA
- a CDS encoding flagellar protein FlgN gives MALNKLIQAMEQLDTAHHHMLEIAESKRVTIMNNDVERLITILNQESKVMKQIEQLEQTRVSASYELLQEKGIKSLLNLTVTELVRLVFDPEDKRKLLDVQSRLSHTLAQVQEINQLNQKLIEQSLAFIDYSLDVLIDRPTQEATYQHPSDKHNGQGWPGLFDTRA, from the coding sequence ATGGCACTGAATAAACTTATCCAAGCGATGGAACAGTTAGACACGGCTCACCATCACATGCTGGAGATTGCTGAATCTAAGAGAGTCACGATCATGAACAACGATGTAGAACGTCTTATTACGATTCTCAATCAAGAATCTAAGGTAATGAAACAGATTGAGCAATTGGAACAAACTCGTGTGAGTGCCTCTTATGAACTTTTGCAGGAGAAGGGGATTAAATCCCTCTTGAATCTAACCGTAACGGAGTTAGTGCGGCTGGTGTTCGATCCTGAAGATAAAAGAAAGCTTCTAGATGTCCAATCGCGCCTATCACACACCCTAGCGCAAGTACAAGAAATCAATCAATTAAACCAGAAGCTGATTGAGCAATCTTTAGCATTCATCGACTACTCGTTGGATGTCTTGATCGATAGACCCACACAAGAAGCAACCTATCAGCATCCATCGGATAAACATAACGGTCAAGGCTGGCCTGGATTGTTCGATACGCGTGCATAA
- the flgM gene encoding flagellar biosynthesis anti-sigma factor FlgM — translation MKINETGRIGAINSYQRNIESGRQNEDKKSRRKDEVSISTEAMEMLQASDRTVNSERVQKIQDLKQQVSTGTYNIDSGKIAEKLMPYFKRFPEN, via the coding sequence ATGAAAATTAACGAGACCGGACGAATCGGAGCCATTAACTCTTATCAGCGCAATATAGAATCAGGCAGACAGAATGAAGATAAGAAGAGCCGTCGTAAGGATGAAGTATCCATCTCCACGGAGGCGATGGAAATGCTGCAGGCGAGTGATCGTACTGTGAATAGTGAGCGTGTTCAGAAGATACAAGATTTGAAGCAGCAAGTATCAACAGGCACATACAACATCGATAGCGGTAAAATTGCCGAGAAACTGATGCCGTATTTCAAACGGTTTCCCGAGAACTAG